AGTTTATTTTTAGACTTAACAAGATCTTCGTTCTGAGGACGGAGATAGATGAGGTTCACCTCTCTTGCCAGAGCGGATTTCTATTAAAGGTCCAGATGCGCAGGAACGGTCGCAGTCATTCGCAATGTAATGCAGAGTGACAATCAACAACCGGCTAATTGCGCATTGTTCACGTAATGAAACTCTAAAAGGATTACGCGTACTGATCCTCGCGTCACCGGTCCGTGTTGCTCAACATTCGTCACATCGAACGAGCTTCGATATTCCACTTTACGAAAATTTCACGTAAATTGTTTGCAACGTGTGCGAAGCGCGCTTCGATTTGACAAGCTGCTCTAATAATTCATGCAATTTCGTATCCAAAATTAAAACATGCGACTGTAATTCCCgttcgcaaatatttttccaaattgtATCTTCGTTGAAATGCTTCGCGATTCGACAGAAAATGTTACATACAAAACAGTCATTAATTTGGAAACCTCTTTCAATTGCATCGATGCCGCATTAATCTACGAAATTACGCGGAgctttcgtatttttattccgTTTCGAATGTTTGTAGAAATGATTGCAATtcactgtttttttttacattatgataTATTGCGATATGTTGTCTAACACATCAAAGAATTCAATTGTTTGATAATTGATTGATTAACGATTGTCCACAAATATACCAACTAGACGAGAGAATTTCTTTAACTTATAGTTGTAGATGCAATCGCGATAATGAAGCAACGCGCCTCAAACCGGAGTTGATTGCATTTGATACTTTAATATCCAGTATCAAAATTGTAACATGTTGTTATACGTTGTTACTAGAACAACTTCATGGCGACGTTATACGAGGGAGGAACTCGAACAATTTGATGCACGTAATTAATATCCTTGCGGTTATACATCTATACGTCTCGCTTACGTTGATCGCTATCCTCTCGTAGATACGCGCTGTAAAAGCGTCACCcgttatacatacatacatacatacatacatacatacatacatacatagaatatatatatatatatatatatatatatatacacacaacaTTGATTGAACGTTTCCCCAGTTTTCGCAGTGACCGAGAGTTACCAGGTGTCGACTTCCGGAACTATCGGTTATCCGAGCTTTTCCCTAGATTGAATATTCAAATTAGTTGTTGTGTTCAAACCACGAGGAAATATATCGCTTTTCCGCTTAATTTTGAGCGTAATGCTGCCGGTAACGACAGAGAGATCAAAGGCCTCGAAAAAGCGATACGAGAGAAATTTCTTCCTTTATCTCGTTCGGGTTTTTGTAatgtatctattatatatttctttagtCCGCCACGTTCGTTTACATCCGTCAGATTCGCAGTCCCCATTTAGTTTATGAATTCCGCGGTAAGATGTTAAGACAAGCTAAGCTTTGCAGACTAAATTATGCTTTACGTTTTATCCGAGTGGATAAACacttaaaatgcaattatactttattcttTTGATATTGTCTTATAAACAGATCCTCGCGTCGtctaatgtaaatttaatgacAAAGGGACTTATATAAtcaataagtaattattaccCGATGCGAATATGAAGGAAAtgctgttttattttattttattgtgcgtctattattttcaatttaatattgcaacgGATTTTAACAACAGATACATATTGAATTCGTTATGCGGATAATTCatgacataataatttaaatataattttacattgaatatCTTGCGAGGTTTCCAATTTTATGCTACTATTCAATCAGCGTATGAATTATAAGGTTTCCACGAGTAAGTATTTATCTGCTGTATCCATAGCTTTATATCCTTTCGCATGTATGATGCGTACAAATATAAATGCTGCATCAACCAACGTTTAGACTCTGGTCGCGTTCTCATGTTTGTACATTATAATCATCACTATATGACACAATGACCAATCAAATTCTCGCATCTCTAGGAATAATAGATATATCAAATGGAAAATTGATTGGCTATCATGTCTACAAACGTGACCATATGTGCAACAAAGTCcatcaaatgtaaaaatataatcatcttattttagatataataaatgtaattattatgtaatattttagataaacgTTAGTAATATTTAAGCTAAACACAGTTGAGCATTATCGAATAGGAATATCGAGGAGAATATGTCAgagaaatgtatttatatacattaaatttgtatgagaggtttaaaaaaaaaaccacttTACATATTACGCAAACATGAGTCTGTCAAAACAGTCGAGTAGTTGCATACAAAAGTAGCGGTTAAGTAGTTAGGGTTTTTCCACACTTTAGCTACCTTGCTTCTGATACGTTGAAACCAAAATCtggtatatttttcaattcagTTGACACATAATATTTATGCGTCCTGACAATATTGCCGCAGTACTATTACGGATACCGTAGTTTCGTATCCAGTATATTCGAGTTTTAGAAACAGAAAGCGATTTTCGAACGATTTAACATCGGAGTGCTTTTGAGCTTTGATTTAACCGTCGAGGAGAGTGAaacgaatattatttacagtgTTGGTGCGATTTGTAAGAAGATTTAAGTTAAACTTATTCAACATGGCCGATGAAAAGCAGGCGTCTTGTTCGCCCGAGGATTGTTCCGATAAAATTGAGGTCTCTCAAGATTTCGTTTTTCCGATATTCAAGCCCTTCTCACCGGcgaatgaatatttttcctCGATTGAATACTTGTCATTGCCGGAATTCGATTCGCCGTCTCGCGTGATGCCGAAAACCTCGAAGAAAACGTTCCTGAACGAGAAGTCTAACGGTGGCGAGTGCGAAACACTCAAAAAGACGGCTGAAGAGAACGATATCGAATTCTTGCGCTATAAGAACTCGCGAATGTCCTATTGGACATGCCGTTCAGAAATGGACTTTGCAAGACCAAAATACCGCAATAACGTAAGTCCTGCGATCGAAAATCTTATCCGGATAATGGGCATACCGTTCTTGTTGACGTCTGAGGACTCGCGGACACCGATGAAACGCGCCTTCTCATCTGGTATTTTCGACGGCAGAATAGCTTACGACGATTACGCACTCTTAAGTAGGAAACGTTTGGATGCGAGCTTTACCAGCCCGAAGACGCCCGTCTTCACTTCTAGAAGACACAGCGTGAACAGTCGCACGCTGAAGGCGATGTTGATGAAGGAGACCGGTTCCTCGTCATCTCAGCTTGCGCAGAAATTCTTGTCGAGATGTCAATCGTGGGAATCCGTCGATACACCACCGAGTGATGAGCGAGTTGTAAACTCTTCGCgttatgaaataaaagaatcgcCACAGTGTGTCAAGATTGCAGAAAAAGACAAAGAAACATTTCAGGAGACGATTTATGTGTCTGAAATGTACTTCTTGTTGATGGCGTCGAATAGAAATCGTCGGATAAGAATGGCGATGATGAGCAGATCAGAAAGACCGCGAGCAGAGTCGAGGAACAGCGATAGCGCTTTTAGCGAGCTTACGGCTTCCGATCAAGAATAATCGAATTTAAAGTTGTATTCATACGCGTGGACGAGGGACAGCGAgtgaaaatggaaaattgaaaatcgatGTTTGCTGTTGACGACGTTGGCTCACATTCTTCACTTCtcgcaaattaaatttgtatatgttgAAAGAGACGATGTATaattgtgaataattaattcaccACTTTTCATTAATCAGCCGCTGGCAAATAGCAATTCAGCTGGAAGTGATGCTGTCAAATTgcgttaattataataataaatttgctactACTAATGATTAACTGGctggatttttatttaaatatagaagataataatattttgacaagCTCGTCAAGCTTatgaatttttgatatatttaattggtgttattttttctgcaaaatcatgaagaatattttaatcgcaCTAAAGTTCGAAAATTTTGGAGTTATAATTCTTGATTttgtgaattataaattttttgtggttctatattttgttatatataattaatttaaacttgTGAACAATTTTcacttatttataattgcttattttataattgctattttattggttttaaatatatatatattttaatttatttatttgcattaatataaaggaggtaaaaattaatcaaataattctaCGCTTttgttgcatttatttaatgtttatttcgcTCACagcatatgtatatgtgctaTGATATTGTATTCATCGTATATTCGTTGGAATTTCGTTGGAATTTGTACGTTcgactttatttttcttggctgtattgtttttattgatattcGCTTTGTCCTAATAACCTCGCAGCGCCTGATCGACAGCGGTGCTTTTCGTCTCAGTCAGTACCTAGCCATCGAACGAAACGGACGTAATAAACACTGAAAAGAcgataattacattattttaccGAAAGTCGAAGAGCGCTCTCGCAGAGCAACAACTATTCGACATGTCTGATGAGCGACAGGACGTTTTCACACCGAAGAACGCATATCACGAGAGTGTTTCGTTGCGAAATGTGCGCGAGAGTAAATCCAGCGATTCGGAAAACAGGTCGCAGGAAAAGTACTTCACACCGGAATACGAGAAGTTTTTACAATGGAGGGAAAACACTTGCTTCACTTCCGATTCGTCATCAGTGCTAGATATGAGCGACAACGAGAACTCGATGACTCAATGCAGCGAGTCGAGGACTCAATGCAACGGGTCGTTCATCGAGCAGTTTAAATCATTTGATTTGAACTCCCGTAAACGTTCTACTTCGACACCCATAAAAGTAAACGCAGCGAAGAATTCGGAGAAGAGCACGCCCGAGAGAAACGATTTGTCGACGCAGAACTCGCCCATCACGAGTGGCAGAAAAATGGACGCGACAACCGAAACCTTCGTTACTTCTGATTACTCGACTATGTTAGTCGACAATGCTAACTCGGTTCTATCCAACGACGATAGTTTAACGATGATTGACAGTTCGACCGATCAGCCGTCGTCGCTGCGAGAAGCTCAAAACAGCACGAAACACGTTTGCAAGGACGCGAATGCCAACTTAATGCAATCGACTAAGGTTTGtagtataataaaaacggAGTCCATCCGCTTAGCCAACGAACGGTGGCACTCGACGAGCCGTCTTTCCTGATGGACGAGGAAGTATTTGAAACGGCTCGACCATCGTTACGGCAGAAACGATAATCGAATGTGTTTGTTTCAAATACTTCCTTGTCTTTCAGGCGAGTCGTTTGACGAAGAAGGTGTTATCAATTTCGTTGCGTCGATCGCCCAAACCGAAAAAAGCTCAAAGCGACGCGGCATCAACTTCAATGACGCAAACCGTATCAAGAAGCAATTGGAAGCAAAAAGCGATGAGGAAAAACAAGCCGGTCCAGACACTTCAAGCGCCTCAGCGAGGTAAACGCATTTTACCTAGCGAAAAACGGTCGATCGATAATGATTGCGTGCCGCGCAGCAATAACAACGATTTCAACCTTGAATGCCTAGTGTGTGTTTTCACATCGGTCCAACCGATGTTAAAAGATATTGTCTGCGCTACCTTGTTGTCGCCCACCTGTTAATCTGCTCTCGCAAATCGTTATCGATTCACGTGACTAAAGAAttatcgtttatttatttataaataaaatataatataacataccatgtacatatatttgagaataattcataatttatatataattatttatattattaagtgcacattatataattttcgatGTTAGTAATCGATTATATCAAAGTTATAACCTAAAATATTTCGCagtcaaaatttttctccaaaCGTGTCATAATTATCTTTGAATTCTTTACGCGTCGCTATGTAGTCCACAATCGACAAAAAATCTGGTTTTTAGTGACGATGTTGTTTTTACAGCTGCCACCACGCCtgtgtaaatatttcagcaaaataaCCGCAAACCGATAGGCGCGGTTGATGATTCTACATTGCGTAATCTTGAACGTCATCAACGAATATCTCGCTGACATTACACAATCGTCTTGCGTAATTAACCGAAATTAAACGCGCGAACGTTTTTATCATGGTTctttattccattttattgATCTCGTTAAGACTTTTAGATTCGTTCGCGCTTTCACGCAACGACAGGCAGCGCGGAAACGCGAATGCGAAATGAAACAAATGCAATACACTCGAGGGTATTTGCACTTCTGCGTGGCGAGAGAAAATACAACTTTCTAATCCGCTATGTAATTCTTTGCGAATGCAAACTGTGATACAGAATGAGCATGGGAAAACTTGAAACCGTAAATCACTCGCTCGGGCAAGGAGCAGAGGGGAAAAAAACGAGATTACGCATCTCAGCATTTGCAGTACCTTCGTGTAACATGTACATAGTCATTAATTCTTATGAGGAGGGTACGGCACTTAGGTTGGCGCGCGAAGTCGTTCGATCAATATTTAGGCACGGTCGTCGTATGTGCGCGCCGATTTATTTGTGTGACGAATCGCTTTGTAACGCCGCGGTTTTATCTCGTAGAGAAAGGCGTTAATTGTCACGTGGGATTATGACGAAACGGCTCGGCTTTAATTAATGCCGTTGCCGTGCAGCATCGGCAGATAATCTACTTTTTATGCATGCTTACTCggcttaaaaatttatgaggtacttatttaaaaaaaaaaaaactggttTCTTTTCTAACAGTCACAGAAGACTTTGTATACTCGGCGagttttataaagaaaattatatcttatagttattttaaatatttaatagtttaatagattttttttcttgtaaattttatttgaacaatGATGATTATCCTTCTAATTGTTtgtggtttatttttttcagatgtcCCCTTTCCACCGTCGCATAAAATGACAGTGGCAGAAGTCTTCGATGAGCGGACAGGATCTCCGCGGCCGGAGGTCCTGAAGCAACACTTTATTCTCGAAGGCAGGATCGACGAGGCCGCGGCACTTCGTATAATCAATGACGGAGCCGCCCTTCTTCGTTCGGAAAAAACCATGATAGACATTGAAGCTCCGGTCACCGgtgagtaaaaaattttaatttctattaaagtAAGTTTGTGTGATTTCAACATTAATTATCGTATCAATGATCGTCGTCGGCGACGATCGTGGGGATTCTTTGCGATCTGAATAATATATGCTGCGATGTCGAGCGAAATTGCCTTGATCAACTTGAATGCAAAATATGcatgctttaattaaaatcgaaatttCGGTCCGCCGTTCGTCGCCACGCGCGCGCCTTTGCTCCTTGATCAATTATCCTTGAATTAAGTTCGTCGCGACAGCCTCCTTTGTGGCGTCCGCTGATTGTTCTGGAAGCGTAGAATAGGAGAACGTAATAAATCCCACTCTCGGCTACTTCGATCGATTCGATCCTATTTCCTTGTAGCTCTCTCCACTGCCCGCCATCATTCTTTTACGCACGCCCCATTGACAGTTATTACTTTCCGCGTCGCCGCGATACAAGTTTCATTAGTGGGATTAATGGGCTACGCGTATCcacttttcctttttttttttgaagaattttgttgACCCATTAACAATTTAACAACCGTTGTAACGTATCTGTGACTTTATTTGCGTGGCctcttattatctttttttattattatcttgtatttattaacataGTAATTCAGTGTTTAATTAGATCTATCTCCTaccatgtatatttattatattgtgatCGCGCTTAAAGTGCGCACAGCAGGTGAAAGTTTTTGCGTGAAAAATCCAGTCGTCAAAATGTTAACGGATCATTTTTGAaataccaaaaatattgacatccgacccgagagagagagagagagaaaatttacataaagtaatattttccaatgtctggtttatttttaattgacagaattattttttttttttttttttttttttttgttaaacgcCGATGAACGATTGCAGAActacaaaatattgttttcaattttcgtggtcactattaattataagattttgacaatagagaaaattaaatattgcgattaatttagaatatattaagAATAGCGAttgttgtaatttatttaaaaatttatctaaaaatattcacgTCTCTTCCCTTCTGCTTAAGTGGCGAATGCATTTCTACaacatttatcaaattttgtgTCAATCGTGTACGTGCGCGTTCGTGGCAGCCACATGCTGATATTTTTCACGCAATAATATGCTTGTCGCTCGGAATCGATGGTCAGCGAATCGGCCGTAGAGATTTATTCACGTCGGTCGGCGACTGGAAATCGGTCGTCTCTTTCCTCTTTTCACGCCCGTTTCGCATGCTTTTTCGTTCCTTCGGTGCTTGCCGCGCCATCCGTCGTCCGCGCGTCTGATGCATCCTCTCACGCCGCGGCGTAATTCATCTTTCCGCCCAACTACGGCCACCCTACTACGTCCCAGTCCGCGATGCGGATCCGCATTCGACAACCAGACGCCCGGTGCACCGCAATTTCTCTCTGTCCCCGGCCCtgctcttctttttctcctccCTTCGCCGGTAACACGTGTGCCAAAAGCGAGCGGGAGCTTTGCCGCAGCTTGCGCACTAGCTATTATCTCCGACAAAACGGCGACGCGCTGAGAAGCTTCGTCGTCCCCATTGGGACAGATATTTAGATCGGATCCCTTTAACGATCTCCGAACTTTCAGTCGAGGGGAAAAAGTAGGTATATTGACGTGGAAATCTTCTTTGCTCCGAGCTGGTCTGATGAACTGTGGCATATACTGGGTATCAGGGAGTTAATCCggaataagaaaagaaaatatgaagcGCATGCTGACCTATTGGAAAATTAATCGACGTCCACCACGTGCCTTGCATTTGAAAGATTGATACGCGCGCGTCCAAAACTATTTATCTTCCTCCCGAAAGACATTATGTGCTTCTTAATTTGACTCGTTTTAATTTAGCTTACTTCAactcaatttataattaatgcgcTGGACTTGGAAAAAAAGGTGTACAATTTATCTGGAATTTTTTTCGCATCTTCCTCTCAATAGCTCGCACGATTGCGCAATTA
The nucleotide sequence above comes from Linepithema humile isolate Giens D197 chromosome 4, Lhum_UNIL_v1.0, whole genome shotgun sequence. Encoded proteins:
- the LOC105671888 gene encoding uncharacterized protein; amino-acid sequence: MADEKQASCSPEDCSDKIEVSQDFVFPIFKPFSPANEYFSSIEYLSLPEFDSPSRVMPKTSKKTFLNEKSNGGECETLKKTAEENDIEFLRYKNSRMSYWTCRSEMDFARPKYRNNVSPAIENLIRIMGIPFLLTSEDSRTPMKRAFSSGIFDGRIAYDDYALLSRKRLDASFTSPKTPVFTSRRHSVNSRTLKAMLMKETGSSSSQLAQKFLSRCQSWESVDTPPSDERVVNSSRYEIKESPQCVKIAEKDKETFQETIYVSEMYFLLMASNRNRRIRMAMMSRSERPRAESRNSDSAFSELTASDQE